DNA from Ignavibacteriales bacterium:
TACTTTCTGATCCCCGTTGGAATGGATATGATGTACCGCCAGTCAGTAATGCAAATTATGCTTGGATATTAAATATAGTATCCAAACTGTCTGTAAACGGTGTAGCTGGATTTTTATTAGCAAATGGTGCACTTGGCGATCCCGACACAATATCTATTCGTACACAACTAATTAAAAATGATCTTGTAGAATCTATAATTGTTTTGCCTCGTGATATGTTTTATAGCACGGATATTAGCGTAACTCTTTGGATATTAAACGCTAATAAGAAATCGAGAACAATTGACCATGCGGGAAAAACTGTTAATTATCGTAATCGCCAGAAGGAAGTACTCTTCATAGATTTACGACGATGTGGGGCTGAATATGAAAAAAAGTATATTCAACTTACAGAACAGGATGTTGAAAAAGTTAGATCAACATATCATAATTGGCAATCAACCAAATACAAACAGGATTATCAAAATATTCCCGAGTATTGTTATTCTGCAACTTATAAAGAAATTGAAAATAATGGATTTTCTTTAATCCCAAGCAAATATATTGAATTCGTTGATAGAGATAATAAGATTGATTTTGATAGAGAGATGAAACGGATTCAAAAAGAATTTAAAACAATTCTAAAAGAAGAAATTGAATCGCAACAAGAATTACTAAATGCATTTAAAGGATTGGGGTATGAAATCAAACTTTAAACGTATTGGAAATTATTTGCAGTTGGTTGATGAACGTAACACTGGACTAAAAATTACTCGCCTTTTAGGTATAAATATTACTAAAAACTTTATGCCTTCAGTCGCTAATACTTCTGGCGTCGATTTATCAAGATACAAAACAGTTAAGAAAGATAGATTTGCTTGTAATATCATGCATGTAGGTAGAGATGAAAAACTGCCAATCGCTTTATACGCTGAAGATGAACCGGCCATTGTTTCACCTGCTTATATGACTTTTGAAGTAATCAATACTCAAGAATTATTACCAGAATATTTAATGATGATATTTCAACGCGCTGAGTTCGATAGGTTTACTTGGTTTGTAAGTGATAATAGCGTAAGGGGTGGTTTGGATTGGGAAAGATTTTGTGAAATAGAAATTCCAATCCCAGATGATATTAAAGAACAAAAACTATTTGTTGAAATATATAGTAAATTACTTACCAATCAGGCGTGCTACGACAATAGTTTAAATGATCTTGAATTAATTTGTGATTCATTTATGGAATCACTTTTACAAACTGAAGTACCAAAAGTATTGGGTTCATACATTAAGCAATCAGAAGAGTACAACTCTAATTACACAATAAAAAATCTTTTAGGTATTAGTGTTGAAAAGAAATTTTTTCCATCTAAAACAAAACAAGAAGGTATTGATTTCAGAAGTTACAAGATTGTTAGAAAAAGGCAATTTGGATATGTTACTGTAACTTCAAGAAATGGTGAAAAAATTTCAATTGCATTATTGGAAGAGTCAGATGGCATTGTTTCAAGTACATATCTAGTATTTGATATTATTGATAAAGATGTTCTTTTGCCTGAATTTCTTTTTCTATGGTTTAAACGACCAGAGTTTGATCGTTACGCTAGATACCACTCTTGGGGTAGTGCAAGAGAAACTTTCGACTGGACTGATATGTGCAATGTAAAATTGCCAATTCCAGATGTTGAAATTCAAAAATCAATTGTAGCGATCCACCATACACTTGAAACCCGAAAAAGATTAAATAATAAATTAAAAAACTTGATTGCTCCTCTATGCCCTATCTTAGTTAAAGGAGTTATTGGAAATTTTAAACTTGTAACTTCATAAATAGATACAATGAAAATTAAGTCAGTCAAAATAAAAAATTTTAGAAGCTATAAAGATGAGATCAGTATTGAAATTGGTAATCTCACTGCTTTTGTTGGAAAGAATGACATTGGTAAATCTTCTCTTCTTGAAGTATTAGATTTTTTCTTCAACGAAGGAAAGGGTGTAATCAAATTAGATAAAGATGATATAAACAAATCAGCGTTAGCTGTTGGGGACAATGAAATTATTATTACTGTTGAATTTGAAGAATTACCTCCAACGATTGTAATTGACAGCACTAACGAAACCACACTCCAAAATGAATATCTATTAAATCAATATGGACGCTTGACAATCATAAAAAAATATCCCAACGCAGGAAAAGAAAAAGTTTTTGTCAAAGCTTATCATCCAAACAATCCGCATTGCAGAGATTTACTGAAGAAAACGAATACAGAGTTAAGAGCAATACTTAGCGATAGTAATATTGAATGTACTGATAGAACTAGGAATGCAGTGATGCGAACTGCAATCTGGGATCATTATCGCGATTCACTTCAATTAGAAGATATTGAAATTGACGTTACAAAAGCGGATGTCAAATCCATTTGGGAAAAACTGCAAGAGTATTTGCCTTTATATTCATTATTTCAATCTGATAGAAAAAACAGTGATGGAGATAGTGAAGTACAAGACCCGTTAAAAGAAGCGGTAAAACAAATTCTCAAAAATGTAGAACTGAAAACTTTATTAAGCAGAGTTGCAGCTGAAGTTGAAACGAAATTAAGAGATGTAGCAAGTAGCACTCTTGAAAAACTAAACGAGCTGAATCCTGATGTTGCAAATTCTCTTAATCCAATCATTCCTTCTTCAGAAAATTTAAAATGGTTAGATGTTTTTAAAAGTGTTTCCATTGCTGGAGACGAGGATATTCCAATTAATAAAAGAGGTAGTGGAATAAAGCGTTTAATCCTGCTAAGCTTCTTTAGAGCAGAAGCAGAAAGAAGAAGGGCAGAAAAAAGTATTCCAAGCATTGTTTATGCTATTGAAGAACCCGAAACATCACAGCATACTGAACATCAGAAAAAATTAATGACCGCACTTTTAACTCTTGCAGGAGTTGCAAACACTCAAATCCTTTTGACAACACACAGTGCAGTTGCAGTGAAAGAACTGAAGTTCGAACATATCCGCCTTATAGCTGAAACTGTAGAAGGCAAAACAATAAAAGAAGTTATTCCAAATCAGTTGCCTTATCCCTCACTTAACGAAGTAAACTTTTTAGCGTTTAATGAAGTTACCGAAGAATATCACAATGAACTCTATGGATTTATTGACGCAGAAGGATGGTTGAACAATTTCAAAAATGGCAAACCAACTATGAGTTACATCAAAGTATTAAGAGGTGGAAATACAAGATTAGAACAAATAATACTTACAGAATATATCAGGCATCAAATTCATCATCCCGAAAACACGAACAATATAAGATTTACAAATGAGCAACTTTGTGAATCTATAAATCTAATGAGAGATTTTATTGAAGCACAACCATAATTAAATATGAAATTCACAGAAGAACAATTGGAAAAAGCTGTTGTTGAGTTATTTGAATCTGTACATATTCCTCATCTGCACGGTGAAACGATTCATAAAGAAATCAGCGATGTTCTGCTTCGCGATGACTTAAAACAATTTCTCTTTACTCAGTATGCAGATGACAATATTACTCCAAACGAAGT
Protein-coding regions in this window:
- a CDS encoding restriction endonuclease subunit S, encoding MKSNFKRIGNYLQLVDERNTGLKITRLLGINITKNFMPSVANTSGVDLSRYKTVKKDRFACNIMHVGRDEKLPIALYAEDEPAIVSPAYMTFEVINTQELLPEYLMMIFQRAEFDRFTWFVSDNSVRGGLDWERFCEIEIPIPDDIKEQKLFVEIYSKLLTNQACYDNSLNDLELICDSFMESLLQTEVPKVLGSYIKQSEEYNSNYTIKNLLGISVEKKFFPSKTKQEGIDFRSYKIVRKRQFGYVTVTSRNGEKISIALLEESDGIVSSTYLVFDIIDKDVLLPEFLFLWFKRPEFDRYARYHSWGSARETFDWTDMCNVKLPIPDVEIQKSIVAIHHTLETRKRLNNKLKNLIAPLCPILVKGVIGNFKLVTS
- a CDS encoding ATP-binding protein; its protein translation is MKIKSVKIKNFRSYKDEISIEIGNLTAFVGKNDIGKSSLLEVLDFFFNEGKGVIKLDKDDINKSALAVGDNEIIITVEFEELPPTIVIDSTNETTLQNEYLLNQYGRLTIIKKYPNAGKEKVFVKAYHPNNPHCRDLLKKTNTELRAILSDSNIECTDRTRNAVMRTAIWDHYRDSLQLEDIEIDVTKADVKSIWEKLQEYLPLYSLFQSDRKNSDGDSEVQDPLKEAVKQILKNVELKTLLSRVAAEVETKLRDVASSTLEKLNELNPDVANSLNPIIPSSENLKWLDVFKSVSIAGDEDIPINKRGSGIKRLILLSFFRAEAERRRAEKSIPSIVYAIEEPETSQHTEHQKKLMTALLTLAGVANTQILLTTHSAVAVKELKFEHIRLIAETVEGKTIKEVIPNQLPYPSLNEVNFLAFNEVTEEYHNELYGFIDAEGWLNNFKNGKPTMSYIKVLRGGNTRLEQIILTEYIRHQIHHPENTNNIRFTNEQLCESINLMRDFIEAQP